From the genome of Paracoccus seriniphilus, one region includes:
- the lysA gene encoding diaminopimelate decarboxylase has translation MDHFTYRDGTLCAEDVPLTQIAAEVGTPVYVYSAATLTRHFNLFRQALDWTDHLVCFAVKANSNLAVLKLMADLGAGMDVVSGGEYLRAKAAGVPGNRIVFSGVGKTAQEMRQAIEGGIRQFNIESEPEMLVLSSVAASMGAEVPIAIRVNPDVDAKTHEKIATGKSDNKFGIPISKARQVYAEAAALPGLKVVGIDVHIGSQLTDLEPFRLAYTKVAELTRALRAGGHEISRLDLGGGLGIPYRRDNTAPPLPIEYGQVIRETVGDLGCEIEIEPGRNIVGNAGILLAQVIYLKEGEGRDFLIVDAAMNDLLRPAMYNAHHDIVPVAQAELGASLREMDVVGPICESGDTFEKGAQLPQLQSGDLVAFRSAGAYGAVMASEYNSRPLVPEVLVSGDHFAVIRARPSFEEMLARDTIPEWL, from the coding sequence ATGGATCATTTCACCTATCGCGATGGCACGCTATGTGCCGAAGACGTGCCTTTGACGCAGATCGCGGCCGAGGTCGGCACCCCGGTCTATGTCTATTCCGCAGCCACGCTGACGCGGCATTTCAATCTGTTCCGGCAGGCGCTGGACTGGACCGATCACCTTGTCTGCTTTGCCGTCAAGGCGAACTCGAATCTTGCCGTCCTGAAGCTGATGGCCGATCTGGGCGCGGGCATGGATGTGGTTTCGGGCGGTGAATATCTGCGCGCCAAGGCGGCCGGAGTGCCGGGAAACAGGATCGTGTTTTCCGGTGTCGGCAAGACCGCGCAGGAAATGCGTCAGGCCATCGAAGGCGGAATCCGCCAGTTCAATATCGAATCCGAACCGGAAATGCTTGTCCTTTCAAGCGTCGCGGCATCCATGGGGGCCGAGGTTCCCATCGCGATTCGGGTCAATCCCGATGTCGATGCCAAGACCCACGAAAAGATCGCCACCGGCAAATCCGACAACAAGTTCGGCATTCCCATTTCCAAGGCGCGCCAGGTCTATGCCGAGGCCGCCGCGCTGCCCGGGCTGAAGGTCGTCGGGATCGATGTGCATATCGGCAGCCAGCTGACCGATCTGGAGCCCTTTCGCCTTGCCTACACCAAGGTTGCAGAGCTGACGCGGGCGCTGCGCGCCGGTGGGCATGAGATTTCACGGCTTGATCTGGGTGGCGGGTTGGGGATTCCCTATCGTCGCGACAATACCGCGCCACCCCTGCCGATCGAATACGGACAGGTCATCCGCGAAACCGTCGGGGATCTGGGCTGCGAGATCGAGATCGAACCGGGGCGCAACATTGTCGGCAATGCCGGCATCCTGCTGGCGCAGGTGATCTATCTGAAGGAAGGCGAGGGCCGTGATTTCCTGATCGTGGATGCGGCGATGAACGATCTGCTGCGTCCGGCGATGTACAATGCCCATCACGATATCGTGCCGGTGGCACAGGCGGAACTTGGCGCATCGCTGCGCGAGATGGATGTCGTCGGTCCGATCTGCGAATCGGGTGACACCTTTGAAAAAGGCGCACAGCTTCCGCAGTTGCAGTCCGGCGATCTGGTCGCCTTTCGTTCAGCCGGGGCCTATGGCGCGGTGATGGCGTCGGAATACAACTCGCGACCGCTGGTGCCCGAAGTGCTGGTCAGCGGCGATCACTTCGCCGTCATCCGGGCCAGACCTTCATTTGAGGAAATGCTGGCGCGCGATACCATCCCCGAATGGCTCTAA
- a CDS encoding DUF4175 domain-containing protein, with the protein MSPRQVETGLTDIPNASRAVRLTRWAMIWERAAAAFWPLATLLCVVIAAFSLGAVAVIPPVVLPWLAAGMLLAVVGAAIWGGLRYRPASWQEALERVDCGLGGRPLSALSDHAVLGGEGALWQAHLAQMRERAAQARVVSPDAGLARRDPFALRLAAAVALTMSLIFGGAAQVGQGLQAVAATMSRSGTGEARIVQGPNWEGWAEPPAYTRRPTIYLNALPQDEVLKLPKGSEVSFRLYGEDAAIQQDIGPQTSEDAKAPVIRAEYSGVIELPGRSLQVEVQPDMAPVVLSTAAPSRRADGRLVQPFRMTDDHGVAAGRARIALDLASVERRYGLKVDPEPRQAFSLDLPLPRRGDRREFSGQLVEDLSRHPWANLPVEITLQGEDGIGQIGRAPAISTELPGRRFFEPRAAALIEMRRDLLWSRQNAGRSAEILRAITWRPEGFIEQPLYLELRAAVAMLEGERLSDKKRDALAEALWQAAIQLEDGGLADALAQMKQAQEKLSEAIRNGANPDEIQRLMDELREATDAYTRMLAEQGKQDPADRFAKNQQRQQVSGDQIQQMMDEIQRLMNEGRMAEAQQLLEQFNRLMENLQITQGGSGEGQEGGEGNQSMNQLADTLREQQRLSDEAFRDMQRQFGQGQFQERSENADELAGRQRELREELGRQRGLLPGQGSQQGDSAGQRLDEAGRAMEEAEQALREGDTSAALQRQADAIQAMREGMRSLADMLGSGGGTEGDDQRNADESQQGQGAEVQQPGQEGATRQSRALLDPLGRQTGGNGSQITTGDPLAEGQDPARRARDLLEEIRRRSGERDRPRQERDYLGRLLDRF; encoded by the coding sequence ATGTCCCCCCGGCAGGTCGAAACTGGCCTGACCGATATCCCCAATGCGTCACGGGCCGTCAGGCTGACGCGTTGGGCGATGATATGGGAACGTGCGGCTGCCGCTTTCTGGCCTCTGGCCACGCTGCTTTGCGTCGTGATTGCCGCGTTTTCTCTTGGTGCCGTGGCGGTGATTCCGCCCGTCGTGCTGCCCTGGCTGGCCGCAGGAATGCTGCTTGCCGTTGTCGGAGCGGCAATCTGGGGCGGGCTGCGCTATCGCCCGGCAAGCTGGCAGGAGGCCCTGGAGCGCGTGGACTGCGGGCTTGGCGGGCGTCCGTTGAGCGCCCTGTCCGACCATGCCGTGCTTGGCGGAGAGGGTGCCCTGTGGCAGGCCCATCTGGCCCAGATGCGCGAACGTGCCGCACAGGCGCGCGTCGTATCCCCCGATGCCGGACTGGCTCGTCGCGACCCCTTCGCTCTGCGTCTGGCGGCGGCTGTCGCCTTGACGATGTCACTGATCTTCGGTGGCGCGGCGCAGGTCGGTCAGGGTTTGCAGGCGGTGGCCGCGACCATGTCCAGATCCGGCACGGGCGAGGCCCGCATTGTCCAAGGCCCGAACTGGGAAGGCTGGGCCGAGCCTCCGGCCTATACAAGGCGCCCGACGATCTATCTCAACGCCCTGCCTCAGGATGAAGTGCTGAAACTGCCCAAGGGCAGCGAGGTCTCGTTCCGTCTGTACGGTGAGGATGCGGCGATCCAGCAGGATATCGGACCGCAGACATCGGAGGATGCAAAGGCCCCGGTGATCCGTGCGGAATATTCCGGTGTGATCGAACTGCCCGGCCGAAGCCTGCAGGTTGAGGTTCAGCCCGATATGGCCCCGGTGGTCCTGAGCACGGCTGCCCCTTCGCGCCGTGCGGATGGTCGTCTTGTTCAGCCCTTTCGGATGACGGACGATCACGGGGTGGCCGCTGGACGGGCGCGAATTGCACTGGATCTTGCCTCGGTTGAGCGTCGCTATGGCCTGAAGGTCGATCCCGAACCGCGCCAGGCCTTCAGTCTGGACCTGCCCTTGCCGCGCAGGGGAGACCGGCGCGAATTTTCCGGCCAGTTGGTCGAGGATCTGTCGCGCCACCCCTGGGCGAATCTGCCCGTGGAGATCACCTTGCAGGGTGAGGATGGCATCGGGCAGATCGGGCGTGCGCCAGCGATCAGCACCGAATTGCCGGGCCGCCGTTTTTTCGAACCACGCGCCGCGGCGCTGATCGAGATGCGGCGAGATCTGCTGTGGTCGCGCCAGAATGCGGGGCGTAGCGCCGAAATCCTGCGGGCGATCACCTGGCGTCCGGAAGGTTTCATCGAACAGCCACTTTATCTGGAATTGCGCGCTGCGGTCGCCATGCTGGAGGGCGAAAGGCTTTCGGACAAAAAGAGGGATGCCCTGGCCGAAGCCCTGTGGCAGGCGGCCATCCAGCTTGAGGATGGTGGGCTGGCGGATGCCCTGGCGCAGATGAAACAGGCGCAGGAAAAGCTGTCCGAGGCCATCCGCAACGGTGCCAACCCCGATGAGATCCAGCGCCTGATGGATGAATTGCGCGAAGCCACCGATGCTTATACCCGCATGCTGGCCGAACAGGGCAAGCAGGATCCGGCGGATCGCTTTGCCAAGAACCAGCAACGCCAACAGGTTTCGGGCGATCAGATCCAGCAGATGATGGATGAAATCCAGCGGCTGATGAACGAAGGCCGGATGGCCGAGGCCCAGCAATTGCTGGAACAGTTCAACCGCCTGATGGAAAACCTGCAGATCACGCAGGGCGGCAGTGGTGAAGGGCAGGAGGGTGGCGAGGGCAACCAGTCGATGAACCAGCTTGCCGATACGCTGCGCGAACAACAGCGCCTCTCGGATGAGGCCTTCCGCGACATGCAGCGCCAGTTCGGGCAGGGCCAGTTCCAGGAGCGATCCGAAAATGCCGATGAGCTGGCCGGTCGGCAACGCGAACTGCGCGAGGAACTGGGGCGGCAGCGGGGGCTGTTGCCCGGTCAGGGATCTCAGCAGGGCGACAGCGCGGGGCAGAGGCTGGACGAGGCCGGTCGCGCCATGGAGGAGGCTGAGCAGGCCCTGCGCGAAGGGGACACCAGTGCGGCCCTGCAACGGCAGGCCGATGCGATTCAGGCGATGCGCGAAGGGATGCGGTCGTTGGCAGACATGCTGGGTTCAGGCGGTGGCACTGAAGGTGATGACCAGCGCAACGCGGACGAGTCGCAGCAAGGTCAGGGCGCAGAGGTCCAGCAGCCCGGACAAGAGGGCGCAACGCGCCAGTCCCGTGCCCTGCTGGACCCTCTGGGCCGGCAGACCGGCGGCAATGGCAGCCAGATCACCACCGGAGATCCCCTTGCCGAAGGCCAGGACCCGGCCCGCCGCGCGCGTGATCTGCTGGAAGAAATCCGCCGGCGCAGCGGTGAACGCGACCGGCCGCGGCAAGAGCGCGACTATCTGGGACGGCTGCTGGACCGGTTCTGA
- a CDS encoding TlpA disulfide reductase family protein → MLRSALLYTALVIGANTALAGEVDWQAAQSAGLVKLVPSEDAPAVSELGFTDPDGGEHFLADYRGKVVLLNFWATWCAPCREEMPSLEKLQAEMGGDDFAVVPVATGRNAPDKITKFFDETGVQNLPVLLDPKQQLAREMGVLGLPVTILIDREGHEVARLLGDADWAGEPAKEVIRQLTAD, encoded by the coding sequence ATGCTGCGTTCTGCCCTGCTTTATACGGCGCTGGTTATCGGTGCAAACACCGCCTTGGCTGGCGAGGTCGATTGGCAGGCCGCCCAATCGGCGGGATTGGTGAAACTCGTGCCCTCCGAGGACGCCCCGGCCGTGTCCGAACTGGGCTTCACCGACCCCGATGGTGGCGAGCATTTCCTTGCCGATTACCGTGGAAAAGTCGTCTTGCTGAACTTCTGGGCGACATGGTGCGCCCCCTGCCGCGAGGAAATGCCCTCGCTGGAAAAACTGCAGGCCGAGATGGGCGGCGATGATTTCGCTGTCGTGCCGGTCGCCACCGGTCGCAATGCCCCTGACAAGATAACCAAGTTCTTTGATGAAACGGGCGTGCAGAATCTGCCGGTTCTTCTGGACCCGAAACAGCAGCTTGCACGCGAAATGGGCGTGCTGGGCCTGCCGGTCACGATTCTGATCGACCGCGAAGGCCATGAGGTCGCCAGATTGCTGGGCGATGCAGATTGGGCCGGAGAGCCCGCCAAAGAGGTCATCCGCCAGTTGACAGCCGACTGA
- the argH gene encoding argininosuccinate lyase, with protein sequence MTDRPQTKDAANTMWGGRFAAGPDAIMEAINASIGFDRRLYAQDIRGSRAHAAMLAAQGIISDNDAKAIGEGLLTVLSEIEAGDFPFRTELEDIHMNVEARLKEIIGEPAGRLHTGRSRNDQVATDFRLWVRDQCDAVIDGLTTLIRAALSQAESGAGWVMPGFTHLQTAQPVTWGHHMMAYVEMFGRDLSRFQDARRRMNESPLGAAALAGTGYPIDREATARALDFDRPMANSLDAVSDRDFALEFLSAASICAVHMSRLAEELVIWSSAQFRFVSMSDKWSTGSSIMPQKRNPDAAELIRAKIGRILGATVALFTVMKGLPLAYSKDMQEDKEQVFDAADNLQLALAAMAGMLSDLTANKDKLEAAASAGFSTATDLADWLVREAGLPFRDAHHVTGSLVAMAEQRGVDLPDLSLEDMQSVNAAITEDVFGVLGVHNSVASRQSYGGTAPDQVRAQIARWKEKLA encoded by the coding sequence ATGACTGACCGGCCCCAAACCAAGGATGCCGCCAACACGATGTGGGGCGGCCGCTTTGCCGCCGGACCCGATGCGATCATGGAGGCCATCAACGCCTCGATCGGGTTTGACCGGCGACTCTATGCCCAGGATATCCGGGGGAGCCGGGCCCACGCCGCCATGTTGGCCGCGCAAGGCATCATCAGCGATAACGATGCCAAGGCCATCGGGGAAGGCCTGCTCACGGTCTTGTCAGAGATCGAAGCCGGCGATTTCCCCTTCCGCACAGAGCTGGAAGACATTCACATGAATGTCGAAGCGCGGCTGAAAGAGATCATCGGCGAACCTGCGGGACGCCTGCATACCGGGCGGTCGCGCAACGATCAGGTGGCCACGGACTTCCGTCTGTGGGTGCGCGATCAATGTGACGCGGTGATCGACGGGCTGACCACGCTGATTCGCGCGGCCCTGTCGCAGGCCGAAAGCGGGGCCGGCTGGGTCATGCCCGGGTTCACCCATCTGCAGACCGCGCAGCCGGTGACCTGGGGCCATCACATGATGGCCTATGTCGAGATGTTCGGACGCGATCTGTCGCGTTTTCAGGACGCGCGCCGGCGGATGAACGAATCGCCCCTTGGAGCTGCGGCTCTGGCCGGAACCGGCTATCCCATCGACCGCGAGGCCACCGCCAGGGCACTGGATTTCGATCGCCCCATGGCCAACAGCCTCGATGCGGTCAGCGACCGTGATTTCGCGCTGGAATTCCTGTCGGCAGCCTCGATCTGCGCGGTGCATATGTCGCGCCTTGCCGAGGAACTGGTGATCTGGTCATCTGCGCAGTTCCGCTTTGTCTCGATGTCGGACAAATGGTCCACGGGCAGCAGCATCATGCCCCAGAAGCGCAACCCCGATGCCGCCGAACTGATTCGCGCCAAGATCGGGCGGATTCTGGGGGCGACCGTGGCGCTGTTCACGGTGATGAAGGGCCTGCCGCTGGCCTATTCCAAGGACATGCAGGAAGACAAGGAACAGGTCTTCGACGCGGCGGACAACCTGCAGCTGGCATTGGCTGCCATGGCGGGCATGCTGTCGGATCTGACGGCCAACAAGGACAAGCTCGAGGCGGCGGCATCGGCGGGCTTCTCGACCGCGACGGATCTGGCCGACTGGCTGGTGCGCGAGGCCGGGCTGCCCTTCCGCGACGCTCACCATGTGACCGGTTCTCTGGTGGCGATGGCTGAACAGCGCGGCGTCGATCTGCCCGATCTGTCGCTGGAAGACATGCAGTCGGTCAATGCCGCGATCACCGAGGATGTCTTTGGCGTTCTGGGCGTGCATAACTCGGTCGCCTCGCGCCAGAGCTATGGTGGAACGGCCCCGGATCAGGTGCGGGCGCAAATCGCGCGCTGGAAAGAGAAACTGGCATGA